The following are from one region of the Mustela lutreola isolate mMusLut2 chromosome 7, mMusLut2.pri, whole genome shotgun sequence genome:
- the GPR65 gene encoding psychosine receptor — MNSTCIEEQHDLDHYLFPIVYIFVVIVSIPANIGSLCVSFLQAKKENELGIYLFSLSLSDLLYTLTLPLWINYTWNNDNWTFSPAVCKGSAFFMYMNFYSSTAFLTCIAVDRYLAVVYPLRFSFLRTRRFAFMVSLSIWVLETLFNGIILWEDETTIEYCDAKKSNFTLCYDKYPLEKWQICFNFFRTCTGYAIPLVIIMICNQKVYQAVQHNQATENNEKKRIIKLLVSITLTFVLCFTPFHVMLLIRSILERDGNFGKLTFNHKSGKQTYKIYRITVALTSLNCVADPILYCFVTETGRSDMWSILKFCTGKLNNPKVQRKSILSMSTRDTMELEILE; from the coding sequence ATGAACAGCACGTGTATTGAAGAGCAGCACGACCTCGATCACTATCTGTTTCCGATTGTTTACATCTTTGTGGTCATAGTCAGCATCCCAGCCAACATCGGATCTCTATGTGTGTCTTTTCTACAAGCAAAGAAGGAGAATGAGCTAGGAATTTACCTCTTCAGTTTATCACTCTCAGATCTGCTCTACACATTAACTCTCCCTCTATGGATTAATTACACTTGGAATAATGACAACTGGACCTTCTCTCCTGCCGTGTGCAAGGGGAGCGCTTTCTTCATGTACATGAACTTCTACAGCAGCACGGCCTTCCTCACCTGCATCGCCGTTGATCGGTACTTAGCAGTGGTCTACCctttgaggttttcttttctaaGGACAAGAAGATTTGCCTTCATGGTCAGCCTATCCATCTGGGTATTGGAAACCTTGTTCAATGGTATCATTCTGTGGGAAGATGAAACCACTATAGAATATTGTGATGCCAAAAAGTCGAATTTTACTTTGTGCTACGACAAGTACCCCCTGGAGAAATGGCAAATCTGCTTCAACTTCTTTAGGACGTGTACAGGCTATGCAATACCCTTGGTCATTATCATGATTTGCAACCAGAAGGTCTACCAAGCCGTGCAGCATAACCAAgccactgaaaacaatgaaaagaagagAATCATAAAACTTCTTGTTAGCATAACACTGACTTTTGTCTTGTGTTTTACTCCCTTTCACGTGATGCTGCTGATTCGCAGCATCTTAGAGCGCGATGGGAACTTCGGTAAACTTACCTTTAACCACAAGTCTGGGAAGCAGACTTACAAAATATACAGAATCACGGTTGCATTAACAAGTTTAAACTGTGTTGCAGATCCCATTCTGTACTGTTTTGTCACTGAAACGGGAAGATCTGATATGTGGAGTATATTAAAATTCTGTACTGGGAAGCTTAATAACccaaaagtacaaagaaaaagcATACTTTCTATGTCTACAAGAGACACCATGGAATTAGAAATCCTGGAATag